Part of the Liberibacter crescens BT-1 genome is shown below.
CTGGAGGGCAACAATTTTCACAAAGTCAAGTCATTTCTTCAATTGAAGAAGGTAAATACCGTTTTTATGTTGATCGAGGAGGATCAAAAACCTGGGTTGAAGTTGTTATATCTAACTATGGACATAAAGCTATAAGGACTCATCCAGACTATAATCTCAGTAATAATCTTCTTAGTCTTCCAGAATGTAAATAAACCAAAATATAATG
Proteins encoded:
- a CDS encoding DUF3892 domain-containing protein translates to MMDYNIVCIHKPDRHNAHKHIEYVGVSGGQQFSQSQVISSIEEGKYRFYVDRGGSKTWVEVVISNYGHKAIRTHPDYNLSNNLLSLPECK